DNA from Nitriliruptor alkaliphilus DSM 45188:
CCTGCCCGCACGACCCGGACCGCCGGGGCCGGCGGGTCGAGCAGATCCCCGAACGGGACGGCGAGCGCTCGGGCGAGCGCCCAGATGGTCTCGATGGACGGGTTGGCGTCCCCCGTCTCGATCGCGTGGAGGGTCGACTTGCCGATGCCGGCGGCGGACGCCAGCTCGGCCAGGCTCCGGCCGTCCCGGAGCCGGCGCTCGCGGACGCTCGCCGCGACCCTCTCCCGCAGCTGGGCCGCGTCGGCCGGGTCCTCTGCTGCGCCGTCGGTGCGATCCACGTCCGTGCTCCTCGGTGATCTCGGCGAGCGGGCCTCGGCGCAGGACGTCCGCGCGTTCCGTGCACCGGACGCGGCGTCCGGTTCGACAGGACGCCACGCCTCGTCCAGACTACCGACCGATGCCTCCAGTGAACCGGACGATCGCGACCGCCCCCGCCACCAGCGGGGCCGCTCCCGGCTGGAGCGAGACGGTGGCCGTGGGGCTGGCCGTGGGCGCGTACGGGCTGTCCTACGGGGTCCTGGCCACCGCCGCCGGGCTGTCACCGGCGATCGCGACCCTTTCGAGCCTGCTCGTGCTGGCCGGTGGGTCGCAGTTCGCGTTCGTCGCGGTGCTCGCCGCCGGTGGCAACCCGCTGACCGGTGCGATCGGCGGCCTGCTGCTCAACGTCCGCTACGTCGCGTTCGGGCTGGCCATCTCGCGGGCGCTGCCCCGGGGACCGCTCCCCCGTCGTCTGGCGGACGCCTACCTGGTCGTCGACGAGTCCGTCGCCCTGGCGGTCGGCGCCGCCGCCCGCGGCGCCCCACCCGCGGAGGTGACCGCCAGGTTCCGTCGCATCGGCGCGTCGGTGGCCACCGCGTGGATCGTCATGACCGCGGTCGGTGCCTACGGCGGTCAACTCATCGGTGGTGATCCCGAGGTGTTCGGCCTCGATGCGGCGTTCCCCGCCGGGTTCGTGGCGTTGCTGGCCCCCTGGCTGCGCAGCTCGGCGGGCCGACGGGCCGCGGCTGCCGGGGCGCTCCTCGCGGTCGCGCTCACCCCCTTCGTGCCCGCTGGCCTGCCACTGCTGGCGGCGGCCCTCGGCGCGTTCGCCGGCCTGCGAGCGGCACCGGACGCGCCTCGGACCCAGGACGAGGCGACGGACCGGTCGCCGACGACCGACGAGGAACGAGCGTGAGCCCGACCCTGATCGCCATGGTGCTCCTGGCCGCCGGCACCTTCGCGTTCAAGGCCGTCGGCCCCGTCGCCGCCGCCGGCCGTGAGCTGTCGCCCGGCCTGGCACGCGTGGCCGATCTGCTCCCAGCCGCGCTGCTCGCCGCGCTCGTGGCCACCCAGACCGTCGGCGGCGGCGACGGCGGTCTGCAGCTCGACGCCCGCCTGCTCGGCGTCGGCGTGGCGGCGGTCGCCGTCTGGCGCGGCGCACCGTTCGGCCTCGTGGTGGTCCTCGGGGCCGGGGTCACGGCGCTCGCACGGCTGCTCGGCGTCGGTTGACGGCCGGACCTCGCAGGCCGGTCGACGAACTCAGGTGCCCGCGGTGTTCCAGGTGTTGGCCAGCGCGTCCGCGTACTCGTTCCAGCGGTGTCCGGCGTGGGCCTTGATCCACCGCAGCTCGAGCTCGGGACGGCTGCGCATGGCCTCGTAGAGCGGCCGGACCAGGTCGAGGTTCTCCACGGGACCGGCCTTGCGCTTCCAGCCGCGCCGCTCCCACCCGGCGGCCCACTCGTTCACGGTCCGGACCGCGAGGTTGGAGTCGGACCAGACGATGCACGGCGTGCCCACCGGGACCAGCTCGATCCCGCGGGCGATCGCGGTCAGCTCCATGCGGTTGTTGGTCGTCGCCGGATCGTGGCCGTGCGCCTCGTCGACCACCTCGCCGTCGACCACGTAGACGGCGCCCCAGCCGCCAGGACCGGGGTTGGGGACGCAGCCACCGTCGGTGAACAGCCCGCTGTCGGGTCCGCTGGCCGGCAGCTGCCGTGCCTGGTCCAGGGTCAGCTGCGGGGCCGCCACCGAGGAGCGTCCGCCGCCGCGAGGTCGCCCGCCACCGCTGCCCTTGCGGTAGCACGACGGGCAGGTGCGCGGCGTCCACCCGGGGAACCGCTCCAACAGCTCGGCCCTCGGGGTGAAGCTCGCACCGCAGTCGGCGCAGGTGACCGGGTCCGGCACGCGCTCGTCAGTTGAGCCGACGTTCGGGACCCGTCAGCTGCGGCCCGAAGACGTCCTTGGTGTAGGTGCGCGGCAGGCCCCGGTCGAGGAGGAACTCGGCCGGGGAGGCGTCGAGATCGAACCCCACGATCATCTCACACGTGTCGCAGCGGTACTTGCCGAGGCCATCGAAGGCACCGACGAGGTGCTGCGAGCCATCACAACGGGTGCAGTCGCGGCGCTCGTCGAGGCGAGCGTCGGCCAGAGCCGTGGAGGCGGGGGCGGTGGTGTCATCCATGTGGTGAGCGTACCTGTCGGCAGCGTCACCCCGGGGCAGGACGACCATCTCCTTGCGCCGGTGCCCGTCAGGTCACCGGCCAGGCGGGGCCGTGATGACCGCGAACGCCCCTTCATCACCGCGTACGAGCTCGATCCGCCGGCCCCCCGGCCCGGTCCGGGGACGCCCCAGTTCCCGCAGGAACGCACTCGGTTCGACGGCCACGCCGTGCAGGACGAGCTCGACGGGTCGGTCGTCAGCGCCGCGCAACCAGCGCCGGATCGCCCGAGCGCCGGCGGGCAGCACGGTCTCGACGCGTCGCGCCCGCCACCAGGGCGAGGTGGCGAGGTCGCCGTCGACGGTCAGCAGCGCCCGCCGTGTGCTGAGCCGTCGCGCCCCGATCTCCGCACCGAGCTCGTCGTGCAGCCGGGCCCGCACCGCCGCCGGCGCGACCTCGACCAGGAGGTCACCGACCGGACCCACCGGCAGGCGGGGACCACGGGGTCCGCGCGACCGGGTCACCGGCGTGGGGGCGTCCGCAGCGGCGGGGGAGTCCGTCGCGGTCGGGGCCGGCAGGATGGTGGCGGTCCGATGGCTGGCCGCATCGCGCAGGGCGCCGGTCCACGCCACGGCCTCGACCAGCTGCCCACCGACCTGGACGAACTCGAGCTCGGCGCCCGGAGGCAGGTCGCCGTCCTCGGGATCCACCGCCGGGCCGAGGACGATCGCGAGGCCCGCCCGTGCCGCCACGTCACGGAG
Protein-coding regions in this window:
- a CDS encoding AzlC family ABC transporter permease produces the protein MNRTIATAPATSGAAPGWSETVAVGLAVGAYGLSYGVLATAAGLSPAIATLSSLLVLAGGSQFAFVAVLAAGGNPLTGAIGGLLLNVRYVAFGLAISRALPRGPLPRRLADAYLVVDESVALAVGAAARGAPPAEVTARFRRIGASVATAWIVMTAVGAYGGQLIGGDPEVFGLDAAFPAGFVALLAPWLRSSAGRRAAAAGALLAVALTPFVPAGLPLLAAALGAFAGLRAAPDAPRTQDEATDRSPTTDEERA
- a CDS encoding AzlD domain-containing protein produces the protein MSPTLIAMVLLAAGTFAFKAVGPVAAAGRELSPGLARVADLLPAALLAALVATQTVGGGDGGLQLDARLLGVGVAAVAVWRGAPFGLVVVLGAGVTALARLLGVG
- a CDS encoding ribonuclease H family protein — protein: MPDPVTCADCGASFTPRAELLERFPGWTPRTCPSCYRKGSGGGRPRGGGRSSVAAPQLTLDQARQLPASGPDSGLFTDGGCVPNPGPGGWGAVYVVDGEVVDEAHGHDPATTNNRMELTAIARGIELVPVGTPCIVWSDSNLAVRTVNEWAAGWERRGWKRKAGPVENLDLVRPLYEAMRSRPELELRWIKAHAGHRWNEYADALANTWNTAGT
- a CDS encoding class I SAM-dependent methyltransferase; protein product: MPSVEPDLTTDVARWLISDAGLDAITQADADLQAGRSELQVVTARRRDGLDAPQAAAAVGAAQARGRARARWPDADRLVFTRTGLEQASDPTVSAWRARRFEACAAVEDRAAGCGGDTLALAATSGHVTAVDLDEGRLVLLAHNAAVRELSVTTVVADALQRPAPSDGPVHVDPGRRAGGRRVRRLADHRPSVPALVDHLRDVAARAGLAIVLGPAVDPEDGDLPPGAELEFVQVGGQLVEAVAWTGALRDAASHRTATILPAPTATDSPAAADAPTPVTRSRGPRGPRLPVGPVGDLLVEVAPAAVRARLHDELGAEIGARRLSTRRALLTVDGDLATSPWWRARRVETVLPAGARAIRRWLRGADDRPVELVLHGVAVEPSAFLRELGRPRTGPGGRRIELVRGDEGAFAVITAPPGR